A region from the Malus domestica chromosome 07, GDT2T_hap1 genome encodes:
- the LOC139197660 gene encoding uncharacterized protein — MEIGELYSDTLFHVIDANTSYNVLLGRPWLHTYGVVPSTLHQCFKFLINGEVKTVLEDTDPFKGEEVNYADAKFYKQTKVTFSQTTKDEVVQKESQSPAVEKAKPSRLVKITSSKTPKSKKVVLNRSLKDQREPDEKAMEQIQNAFEALVTSYTKPLHRINQSIPGSNLIVSTNLQRNDGRHGRIASFKRNESSSKIPLKIKAKRHKAKSVINVIVHQGNGMLKAFVLETKNHEFESFTNLEKAMLTEEESNSKPPRVSVFQRLGKIANSQPKKSHKSKKWRVKSQKVKINQDKNYDVEEEQDVVQVSMIGSKERGKEFDNEPIERARQFPTYFPVKKKNGQSRVCASFRTHNNAPPLLSEAYEMDEESSTEEEVHSIAQVNCITIEDEKDENGDNSTEFIDNAQPAPPQIEDGGQATVDELREINLGTDDEPKPIFVSALLTPEELEDYKSLLQDYRDVFAWGYQDMPGLDTKVAIHRLAVEVQYYTWLASIVPVKKKNGQIRVCIDFRDLNDACPKDEFPLPITELLVDATTGFEALSFMDGFSGYNQIKMAPEDEELTAFRTPKGIYCYTVMSFGLKMQELHTKEP; from the exons ATGGAGATAGGAGAGTTATACTCCGACACCCTTTTCCATGTAATCGATGCTAACACATCTTACAATGTTTTATTAGGGCGTCCGTGGCTTCATACATATGGTGTTGTTCCTTCTACACTCCATCAGTGCTTCAAGTTTTTGATAAATGGCGAAGTTAAGACAGTTCTAGAGGACACCGACCCATTTAAGGGTGAAGAAGTGAATTATGCAGATGCAAAATTCTACAAACAGACAAAGGTCACTTTTTCACAAACAACAAAAGATGAAGTAGTGCAGAAGGAATCACAATCACCAGCTGTGGAAAAGGCAAAGCCGTCAAGGCTGGTCAAAATTACGAGTTCTAAAActccaaaatccaaaaaagtAGTTCTCAATCGCTCGTTAAAAGATCAAAGAGAACCTGATGAGAAAGCAATGGAACAAATCCAAAATGCATTTGAAGCACTCGTGACCAGCTACACGAAGCCTCTACACAGAATTAACCAATCAATTCCTGGAAGCAATTTGATAGTCTCAACAAATTTACAAAGGAATGATGGTCGACATGGTCGCATTGCTTCGTTCAAAAGAAATGAGTCCTCGTCAAAAATTCCATTAAAGATAAAAGCGAAAAGGCATAAAGCTAAGAGTGTTATCAATGTCATAGTGCACCAAGGAAATGGAATGCTCAAAGCATTTGTCTTGGAAACCAAGAATCATGAGTTTGAAAGCTTTACTAATCTCGAGAAAGCAATGTTGACTGAAGAAGAGTCCAATAGCAAGCCACCTCGAGTCTCGGTCTTCCAACGACTTGGTAAAATCGCCAACTCTCAGCCTAAGAAATCTCATAAAAGCAAAAAGTGGAGAGTCAAAAGCCAAAAGGTGAAGATAAACCAAGACAAAAATTATGatgtagaagaagaacaagatgTTGTTCAAGTTAGCATGATCGGTAGCAAAGAAAGAGGTAAGGAGTTTGATAACGAGCCAATTGAGCGTGCTAGACAATTCCCCACCTACTTTCctgtaaaaaagaaaaatgggcaAAGTCGTGTTTGCGCAAGCTTCAGAACCCATAACAATGCACCGCCACTTCTAAGTGAAGCTTATGAAATGGATGAGGAATCAAGCACAGAAGAAGAGGTTCATAGCATTGCTCAAGTAAACTGCATCACCATTGAAGATGAAAAAGATGAGAATGGTGATAACTCAACCGAGTTTATTGACAACGCTCAACCGGCACCACCTCAAATAGAAGACGGGGGGCAAGCCACTGTGGATGAACTTCGAGAAATCAATCTCGGAACAGATGACGAGCCAAAACCTATATTTGTAAGTGCCCTACTAACACCGGAAGAATTAGAAGATTACAaaagtcttctccaagattatAGAGATGTGTTTGCATGGGGTTATCAAGATATGCCTGGTCTAGACACTAAGGTGGCAATTCATAGATTGGCTGT GGAAGTGCAGTACTATACATGGCTCGCCAGTATCGTACCggtaaagaagaaaaatggacaAATCCGTGTCTGCATAGATTTCAGAGATCTTAATGACGCATGTCCAAAAGACGAGTTCCCGCTTCCAATAACTGAGTTATTAGTAGATGCCACAACCGGTTTTGAGGCTTTGTCTTTCATGGATGGGTTCTCAGGGTACAATCAAATTAAAATGGCACCTGAAGATGAAGAACTTACAGCATTCCGTACTCCAAAAGGAATCTACTGCTACACTGTAATGTCGTTTGGACTAAAAATGCAGGAGCTACATACCAAAGAGCCATGA